A region of Paraburkholderia sp. BL23I1N1 DNA encodes the following proteins:
- a CDS encoding SDR family NAD(P)-dependent oxidoreductase, whose protein sequence is MRNQNQNLEGRVALVTGAGRGMGGAIAIDLAKAGAHVAICDIDMPALEETRIGVEATGAQCLALRCDVSSSSEVTELFEAIVERFGTLHILVNNAALVPNRPVDTERRNKHYAYLTMPVPRQSLGFTRSISDDEWHRYWDVNVHGLFYCTREALRLMEPQRDGKIVNIASIAGISAMSAHSPHYSATKGAVIAFTKSVAAEVAGANVFVNAMAPGGVATPEFTKYFETVGEEKSNQFWQICPAGRLGTMQEYASTVTYLAGDHYLVGQVISPNGGVVI, encoded by the coding sequence ATGCGAAATCAAAATCAGAATCTGGAAGGGCGGGTGGCCCTCGTCACCGGTGCGGGTCGCGGCATGGGTGGAGCGATTGCGATCGATCTGGCGAAAGCCGGCGCACACGTTGCGATTTGCGATATCGACATGCCGGCATTGGAAGAAACGCGTATCGGCGTGGAAGCGACCGGTGCGCAGTGCCTTGCGTTGCGCTGCGACGTGTCGTCCAGCAGCGAAGTTACGGAACTGTTCGAAGCCATCGTCGAGCGCTTCGGCACGTTGCACATTCTGGTCAACAACGCCGCGCTCGTGCCCAACCGGCCGGTCGATACGGAGCGCCGCAACAAGCACTACGCGTATCTCACCATGCCGGTGCCGCGGCAATCGCTGGGTTTCACCCGCAGCATCAGCGACGACGAATGGCATCGCTACTGGGACGTCAATGTGCACGGCCTGTTCTATTGCACGCGTGAGGCGCTCAGGCTGATGGAGCCGCAGCGCGACGGCAAGATCGTCAACATCGCTTCGATTGCAGGCATCTCGGCCATGAGCGCGCATAGCCCGCATTACAGCGCGACCAAAGGTGCGGTTATTGCCTTCACCAAATCGGTCGCGGCTGAGGTGGCGGGCGCCAACGTGTTCGTCAACGCGATGGCCCCGGGCGGTGTGGCCACGCCGGAATTCACGAAGTATTTCGAGACCGTGGGTGAGGAAAAGTCCAACCAGTTCTGGCAGATTTGCCCAGCCGGACGCCTCGGCACGATGCAGGAGTATGCGTCGACGGTGACCTACCTGGCGGGCGACCACTATCTCGTGGGCCAGGTCATCAGCCCGAATGGCGGTGTGGTGATTTGA
- a CDS encoding DUF1289 domain-containing protein, with amino-acid sequence MDQHARFCQGCWRTLVEIGVWDQMTDRQKTEVAQSLEQRRNRKV; translated from the coding sequence ATGGATCAGCACGCCAGGTTCTGCCAGGGGTGCTGGCGAACGCTCGTCGAAATAGGCGTTTGGGACCAGATGACTGACCGGCAAAAGACCGAAGTTGCGCAATCGCTCGAACAACGCCGTAACAGGAAAGTGTGA
- a CDS encoding 3-(methylthio)propionyl-CoA ligase, which produces MNGLMLHKQLLISSLIVHADRHHGDTEIVSRRIEGDIHRYTFRDCHRRACQMANALTRLGVQASNRVGTLAWNGYRHMELYYGISGMGAVMHTINPRLHADQIAYIVDHAEDQYLFFDLTFLPIVKAIASRCKTVKAFIAMTDLEHMPRDSGIVNLLCYEDLLERSSSTYVWPNFDEETASTLCYTSGTTGNPKGVLYSHRSSVLHTYAAALPDALNCSARDVILPVVPMFHVNAWGIPYIACMVGAKLVFPGPGLDGQSLYELIEAEGVTFAAGVPTVWQGLLNWIEQGALKFSTLKRTVIGGAACPPAMLRKFQDDHDIEVLHAWGMTELSPIGTVGAMKSSHLAMQPEARRAVQSKQGRAVFGVDMKIVAGDGQELPWDGVSSGELLVRGPWVVRNYFRNEGGNPLRIDADTHGWFPTGDVATIDADGFMQITDRSKDVIKSGGEWISSIEIENIAAAHPAIASAACIAAKHPKWDERPLLLAVKRPDAHVSAEELLAFFEGKIAKWWTPDAVVFVAAVPLGATGKVLKNQLRDEFQNYLLPS; this is translated from the coding sequence ATGAACGGTTTGATGCTACATAAGCAGTTGCTGATTTCATCGCTCATCGTGCATGCGGATCGCCATCACGGCGATACTGAGATCGTGTCGCGCCGGATTGAGGGTGACATTCATCGTTATACGTTCCGCGATTGCCACCGCCGTGCGTGCCAGATGGCCAATGCGCTCACGCGACTGGGCGTCCAGGCGTCGAATCGCGTGGGTACGCTGGCATGGAACGGCTATCGGCATATGGAGTTGTACTACGGCATCTCCGGAATGGGTGCGGTAATGCACACGATCAATCCGCGTCTGCATGCGGATCAGATTGCCTACATCGTCGACCATGCGGAAGATCAGTATCTGTTCTTCGACCTGACGTTCCTGCCGATAGTGAAGGCGATTGCCTCGCGCTGCAAGACGGTCAAGGCGTTTATCGCGATGACCGATCTCGAGCATATGCCGCGTGATAGCGGCATCGTTAATCTGTTGTGCTACGAAGATCTGCTTGAGAGAAGTTCGTCCACCTACGTGTGGCCGAACTTCGACGAAGAAACGGCCAGCACGCTTTGCTATACGTCTGGTACCACCGGAAACCCGAAAGGCGTCCTGTACTCGCACCGCTCGTCGGTGCTGCACACCTACGCCGCAGCTTTGCCGGACGCACTGAACTGTTCGGCGCGCGACGTGATCCTGCCGGTCGTGCCGATGTTTCATGTCAATGCATGGGGCATCCCTTACATCGCGTGCATGGTGGGTGCCAAGCTGGTTTTCCCCGGCCCGGGGCTGGACGGCCAATCACTGTACGAGCTGATCGAGGCTGAAGGAGTCACATTCGCGGCCGGTGTGCCGACGGTGTGGCAAGGACTGCTGAACTGGATCGAACAGGGCGCGCTGAAATTCTCGACCCTGAAGCGTACCGTCATTGGTGGCGCGGCCTGTCCGCCCGCGATGCTTCGCAAGTTTCAGGACGACCATGACATCGAGGTCCTGCACGCATGGGGGATGACCGAACTGAGTCCGATCGGGACCGTCGGTGCGATGAAATCCAGCCACCTCGCAATGCAACCGGAGGCGCGTCGCGCGGTGCAATCGAAGCAGGGACGCGCGGTGTTTGGCGTGGACATGAAGATCGTCGCCGGGGATGGACAGGAATTGCCTTGGGATGGCGTGAGTTCCGGTGAACTGCTGGTGCGTGGCCCATGGGTCGTGCGCAACTACTTCCGCAATGAAGGTGGCAACCCGCTGCGTATCGATGCCGACACGCATGGCTGGTTTCCGACTGGCGATGTCGCGACCATCGACGCCGACGGCTTCATGCAGATCACCGATCGCAGCAAGGACGTAATCAAGTCCGGCGGAGAGTGGATCAGTTCAATCGAGATCGAGAACATCGCGGCCGCGCATCCGGCGATAGCAAGCGCCGCGTGCATAGCGGCAAAACATCCGAAGTGGGATGAACGGCCGCTGCTACTTGCCGTCAAGCGGCCTGACGCGCACGTGAGCGCCGAGGAATTGCTGGCGTTCTTCGAGGGAAAGATCGCGAAGTGGTGGACGCCGGACGCGGTCGTGTTTGTCGCTGCAGTGCCGCTTGGCGCGACCGGCAAGGTGTTGAAGAACCAGTTGCGCGACGAGTTTCAGAATTATCTGTTGCCCTCGTGA
- a CDS encoding porin, with translation MKLKWVAAAAMAALGSAAHAQSSVTLYGVVDSGLMYQSTSAASFSPAAKNLGKVYRFKDGGIYSSIYGMKGTEDIGGGYHVNFKLQGSFDSGTGKFGLADTTGASAMFNQFATVGMSGPFGSVTAGRQIVPMAYAMAETDVRSGDYFGSILTAWIGMNTAAGWAGANTNGPIGALYDSNAIVYESPKFAGVSGLLEYAPGGVAGSFQGGTRESAVLKYSNYGLSLAAFYYNGHDTNTGLTPPVPTGLDNNRMWYVGAKYTTLSGISMSASYSNGKNPAHANLVNLDMYTAGLGYQISPALKVTSGVYYLKDKNSSANKSLEVAGGGEYSLSKTTLVYAQVGWVNNHGDMTQTIAYGQPAAPGMGTTAVMLGMRHAF, from the coding sequence ATGAAATTGAAATGGGTAGCGGCCGCTGCAATGGCTGCGCTTGGCAGTGCCGCACATGCGCAATCGTCGGTGACGCTGTACGGTGTAGTCGATTCGGGGCTGATGTATCAGAGCACGTCGGCGGCTTCGTTCAGTCCAGCGGCGAAGAACCTCGGGAAGGTCTATCGCTTCAAGGATGGCGGCATCTACTCGAGTATCTACGGCATGAAGGGTACCGAGGACATTGGCGGCGGATATCACGTCAACTTCAAGCTGCAAGGGTCTTTCGACAGCGGCACCGGCAAGTTCGGTCTCGCCGATACCACAGGTGCTTCCGCGATGTTCAACCAGTTTGCGACTGTCGGCATGTCGGGACCGTTCGGTTCGGTCACTGCGGGCAGGCAGATCGTCCCGATGGCGTACGCAATGGCCGAGACCGACGTTCGCTCGGGGGACTACTTTGGCAGCATCCTGACCGCGTGGATCGGCATGAACACGGCAGCGGGCTGGGCGGGCGCCAACACCAATGGCCCGATCGGTGCACTCTACGACAGCAATGCGATCGTCTACGAGTCGCCGAAATTCGCCGGGGTGTCGGGCTTGCTCGAATACGCGCCCGGCGGCGTCGCGGGAAGCTTCCAGGGCGGCACGCGCGAATCGGCCGTGCTGAAGTACTCGAACTATGGCCTCAGCCTGGCGGCCTTTTATTACAACGGTCACGACACCAACACCGGTTTGACGCCGCCCGTCCCCACCGGGCTGGACAATAACCGCATGTGGTATGTGGGCGCAAAATATACGACGCTCAGCGGCATCTCGATGTCCGCGTCGTACAGCAACGGCAAGAACCCGGCCCATGCGAATCTGGTCAACCTGGACATGTATACGGCAGGTCTGGGCTATCAGATTTCGCCAGCGTTGAAAGTCACAAGCGGCGTCTATTATCTGAAAGACAAGAACAGTTCGGCCAACAAATCGCTTGAGGTCGCTGGAGGCGGTGAATACAGCCTGTCAAAGACCACGCTGGTCTATGCCCAGGTGGGTTGGGTGAACAACCACGGAGATATGACCCAGACGATTGCATACGGCCAGCCGGCTGCGCCCGGCATGGGCACGACGGCTGTCATGCTCGGGATGCGTCACGCGTTCTGA